In the Terriglobia bacterium genome, one interval contains:
- the lysA gene encoding diaminopimelate decarboxylase yields MHYFEYRGDELYCEGTPLEKIAREVGTPTYIYSEATLRRHVRVFDEAFQSVPHLICYAVKANSNINLLRSFAEWGTGFDIVSGGELFRVLRAGGSASKTIFAGVGKTADEIRYALDAGILFFNVESSAELELIHTIARDTGRRARVSIRANPDVDPKTHPYISTGMQKHKFGVSLPQARELYRSARQLPNIEIVGVQCHLGSQITQMGPFEEALASLREFILELKGEGLTLKYLDFGGGLGISYNSEEPPSPAAYGAAVAKAAWDLGLTIVLEPGRVIVGNAGVLLTRVLLKKNQGAKKFLVIDAGMNDLIRPALYGSHHQLWPVQTRSKESPQETVDVVGPVCESADFIAKDREIAVLQPGELLAVMSAGAYSFSLSSNYNSRPRAAEVLVKGETYRVIRRRESYEDLVRLEENCD; encoded by the coding sequence ATGCACTACTTCGAGTATCGGGGGGACGAACTCTACTGCGAAGGAACCCCGCTCGAAAAAATCGCGCGAGAGGTTGGTACTCCTACCTACATTTATAGCGAAGCAACCCTGCGCCGGCACGTCCGCGTCTTCGACGAAGCCTTCCAATCCGTACCGCACCTGATTTGCTACGCGGTAAAAGCCAATTCCAACATCAACCTGCTCCGGTCATTCGCAGAATGGGGAACGGGATTCGATATCGTCTCGGGCGGCGAACTGTTCAGAGTCCTGCGCGCCGGAGGTTCCGCCTCGAAAACCATTTTTGCGGGAGTCGGTAAAACAGCGGATGAAATCCGCTACGCGCTCGATGCCGGAATCCTTTTCTTTAATGTCGAATCCAGCGCGGAACTCGAACTGATCCACACCATCGCGCGCGATACCGGAAGGCGGGCGCGGGTGTCGATCCGCGCCAATCCCGACGTCGATCCCAAAACGCACCCGTATATTTCGACCGGAATGCAGAAGCACAAGTTCGGCGTCAGTCTGCCTCAGGCGCGGGAATTGTATCGGAGTGCGCGGCAACTTCCGAACATCGAAATTGTCGGAGTCCAATGCCACCTCGGCTCACAGATCACCCAAATGGGGCCGTTCGAGGAAGCCCTGGCGAGCCTTCGCGAATTTATCCTCGAATTGAAGGGGGAAGGCCTCACGCTCAAGTACCTCGATTTCGGCGGCGGGCTGGGAATCTCTTATAACAGCGAGGAGCCGCCATCACCTGCGGCATACGGCGCCGCGGTTGCGAAAGCGGCTTGGGATCTCGGCCTCACGATCGTTCTGGAGCCGGGACGTGTGATCGTTGGGAACGCCGGAGTATTGCTGACGCGAGTATTGCTTAAAAAAAATCAGGGTGCTAAAAAGTTTCTGGTCATCGATGCGGGCATGAACGACCTGATCCGGCCCGCACTGTACGGTTCGCATCACCAACTCTGGCCGGTACAGACCCGCTCGAAAGAGTCACCTCAAGAAACTGTCGATGTCGTCGGACCGGTGTGCGAGTCCGCCGACTTCATCGCAAAGGACAGAGAGATCGCTGTGCTCCAGCCTGGGGAATTGCTCGCCGTCATGAGCGCAGGCGCGTACAGTTTCAGCCTTTCCTCAAATTACAATTCGCGGCCGCGGGCCGCGGAGGTTCTCGTCAAGGGCGAGACCTATCGAGTCATTCGCCGGCGGGAGTCTTACGAAGACCTCGTTCGTCTTGAAGAAAACTGCGATTAG
- a CDS encoding RNA polymerase sigma factor has translation MEFDRELIVRAQAGDRSAHEAIVNQFSSMVFRLVSRFFRTREDVEDIAQDVFLKLFARIDQVHPDENFPGWLARVTVNTCYDELRKTRRRNVALETYGPEIAGRQSVAPQEPDSMGKARLALQRLDPKLRVPLMLKEVEEMSVEEIAKTMGLTQTNVKVRLFRARKKLQTMLGGPEGHSK, from the coding sequence ATGGAATTCGATCGAGAGCTAATTGTTCGCGCTCAGGCGGGCGACAGATCAGCTCACGAAGCCATCGTGAACCAGTTTTCCTCGATGGTATTCCGTCTCGTCAGCCGGTTTTTCAGGACTCGCGAGGATGTCGAGGATATCGCGCAAGATGTTTTCCTGAAACTGTTTGCGAGAATCGATCAGGTTCACCCGGACGAGAATTTTCCGGGGTGGCTGGCTCGGGTGACGGTCAATACCTGCTATGATGAGCTGCGTAAAACACGGCGGCGAAATGTAGCGTTGGAGACCTATGGACCTGAGATCGCCGGGCGGCAATCCGTGGCTCCCCAGGAACCGGATTCCATGGGGAAAGCGCGATTGGCGTTGCAGCGGCTGGATCCGAAATTGCGGGTTCCGCTGATGCTTAAGGAAGTCGAAGAGATGTCGGTAGAGGAAATCGCTAAAACCATGGGCCTCACGCAGACCAACGTTAAAGTCCGGTTGTTTCGAGCACGGAAGAAACTCCAGACCATGTTGGGCGGGCCCGAAGGACATAGCAAATGA